The following proteins are co-located in the Micromonospora coriariae genome:
- a CDS encoding glycoside hydrolase family 3 protein produces MPIRPRRASVAVAALTALLVSGCSGTPDRPAPTPGPAGTSAGPSAPATTPPGDPAARAAALVATLSDEDLVGQVLMPYAYGDSATKVSPGSAAGNQALAGVDTPAEMIAKYRLGGLILVGFSADDPTKGNQETTNVDNPKQVHELTGGLRAAAGRLAAGSAPFLVGTDQEYGVVTRITKDVTVLPSALAAGAAGDPALTEAAWRAAGTELAAMGINVDFAPVADVLATRSTVIGSRSYGSDPQRAAAQVGGAVRGLQAAGVAATLKHFPGHGHSADDSHQDLPVLTQSAAALKSGAWPPFTAGIGAGAMAVMSGHLDARAIDPGTPATFSHKLLTDVLRGQLGFTGVVITDGMNMPPAKRWAPGEAAVRALNAGNDLILMTPNVGQAYDGLLAALRGGSLARARLVEAVTRVLTMKFRLAAAPAAEMSTLNTPAHRAAADALAAGAVTVLRGACSGAVRAPITVTSSGGRDGTRSLLTAALTAAGVKVVPKGGTVVHLVGYGDAATDLRADAAVTVAMDTPYVLATAKSPTLLATYSSSRASMTALAAVLAGKARPGGRSPVTVPGLPATTCAT; encoded by the coding sequence GTGCCGATTCGCCCGCGTCGCGCAAGCGTCGCCGTCGCCGCCCTGACCGCCCTGCTCGTCTCCGGCTGCTCGGGAACCCCGGACCGCCCCGCGCCGACGCCCGGTCCGGCCGGCACCTCCGCCGGCCCGAGCGCCCCCGCGACCACGCCGCCCGGCGACCCCGCCGCCCGGGCGGCAGCGCTGGTCGCCACCCTCTCCGACGAGGATCTGGTCGGCCAGGTGCTGATGCCGTACGCGTACGGCGACTCGGCCACGAAGGTCTCACCCGGCTCGGCCGCCGGCAACCAGGCGCTGGCCGGGGTCGACACTCCCGCCGAGATGATCGCCAAGTACCGGCTGGGCGGGCTGATCCTGGTCGGATTCAGCGCCGACGACCCGACCAAGGGCAACCAGGAGACCACAAACGTCGACAACCCGAAGCAGGTACACGAGCTGACCGGTGGTCTCCGTGCCGCGGCCGGCCGGCTCGCCGCCGGCTCGGCGCCCTTCCTGGTCGGCACCGACCAGGAGTACGGCGTGGTCACCCGGATCACCAAGGACGTCACCGTGCTGCCCAGCGCCCTCGCCGCCGGTGCGGCCGGCGACCCGGCGCTGACCGAGGCCGCCTGGCGGGCCGCCGGCACCGAGCTGGCCGCGATGGGAATCAACGTCGACTTCGCTCCGGTGGCCGACGTGCTGGCCACCCGCAGCACGGTGATCGGCTCCCGGTCCTACGGCTCGGACCCGCAGCGGGCCGCCGCGCAGGTCGGCGGCGCGGTCCGGGGCCTCCAGGCGGCCGGCGTCGCCGCCACCCTGAAGCACTTCCCGGGTCACGGCCACAGCGCCGACGACTCGCACCAGGACCTGCCGGTGCTCACCCAGTCCGCGGCGGCGCTGAAGAGCGGCGCCTGGCCGCCGTTCACCGCCGGGATCGGCGCCGGGGCGATGGCTGTGATGTCCGGCCACCTGGACGCGCGGGCCATCGACCCCGGCACCCCGGCCACCTTCTCGCACAAGCTGCTCACCGACGTGCTGCGCGGCCAGCTCGGCTTCACCGGCGTGGTGATCACTGACGGCATGAACATGCCTCCGGCCAAGCGCTGGGCCCCCGGCGAGGCCGCGGTCCGGGCACTGAACGCCGGCAACGACCTGATCCTGATGACCCCGAACGTCGGCCAGGCGTACGACGGGCTGCTCGCCGCGCTGCGTGGCGGGTCGCTGGCCCGGGCCCGACTGGTCGAGGCGGTCACCCGGGTGCTGACCATGAAGTTCCGGCTGGCGGCGGCCCCGGCCGCCGAGATGTCCACGCTCAACACCCCGGCGCACCGCGCGGCGGCGGACGCGCTGGCCGCCGGTGCGGTCACCGTGCTGCGCGGCGCCTGCTCCGGCGCGGTACGCGCGCCGATCACCGTCACCTCCTCCGGCGGCCGGGACGGCACCCGGTCGCTGCTCACCGCGGCGCTGACCGCGGCCGGCGTCAAGGTGGTGCCCAAGGGAGGAACGGTGGTGCACCTGGTCGGCTACGGCGACGCCGCGACCGACCTGCGCGCCGACGCGGCGGTCACGGTCGCCATGGACACCCCGTACGTGCTCGCCACGGCGAAGTCGCCGACGCTGCTGGCCACGTACTCCTCCAGCCGGGCGTCGATGACCGCGTTGGCCGCCGTGCTGGCCGGCAAGGCTCGCCCGGGCGGGCGGTCCCCGGTGACCGTGCCCGGTCTGCCCGCCACCACCTGCGCCACCTGA
- a CDS encoding sugar-binding protein has product MRLKAFLLPTALALALSGTPAAALAASAHPAAGGAVDLDVLFVSAHPDDEAGSLATLGQWKEKYGAKAGVVTITRGEGGGNAVGLEEGPPLGIIREREERTAIGQAGVQNLYNLDRVDFWYTASAPLSEQIWGHDDTLGQIVRVIRTTRPEIIMTMNPSPTPGNHGNHQQAARFAAEAFQAAADPKAFPEQIRKEGLSVFRAAKFLRTGGTGSSSAGPACASSFTPTVPTDQVFGVWEGTPSSTGKTWAEIEVEARREYVTQGWAGTAAAPTDPAKIRCDFYTLVDSRVPYDPEDSSPEAILRGSMLASANGGLPRGTELYLTTDRFDLAPGESVEVTAHVKAAANRALNHPKVALQVPAGWSVSGGTGLGASVPAGRDRTATFTVTVPKGAETGTQKLLTATLSTKGQGSGSTDEAVRVVADVRGTVEPLPEVGLFRDWASAGGYGQLDTLIKPVLTIGSGRSRDVRVDLRNVGDTVQNGTVTLGLPEGFTADAATKSYRDLAAGATGAVTFSVTNSDASLPTANEGGEGGDYGITITTASSTGSTVETGALEIVPTTEVPQAGAAHAVDGVASAGEYPGEELDFSRIWEGEATTGTDASAKGRIAWTADALKVIVTVTDDVLGRKVVPQDCKRQRRTDSVEIIVDPKGNSSDTSTVFKAGIFPITDDPANGNPPCWQRDADNRQGPGGQTAPGMTVVSKVSEPYTGYTIETSIPFSVLPDAVDPARMGFNVLVYDSDTQDLASQSRLGWSTFTGVRADPYRYGLVTLPGYTPAQQGPSTPVFPDTSARSVHSPQTIAQSAVDGVAPAAVPRLPEQALRLTRQHRVNGGVEVSLQSDRTGTAYLYTWDGDRALGSRTVELRSGRPVTVLVPADGDEAKAVLAAFESGGSAVAQQATIRR; this is encoded by the coding sequence ATGCGACTCAAGGCATTCCTGTTACCGACGGCGCTCGCGCTGGCCCTGTCCGGGACACCAGCCGCCGCCCTCGCCGCCAGCGCCCATCCCGCCGCCGGCGGCGCGGTCGACCTCGACGTGCTCTTCGTCAGCGCCCATCCCGACGACGAGGCGGGCAGCCTCGCCACGCTGGGCCAGTGGAAGGAGAAGTACGGCGCCAAGGCCGGCGTCGTCACCATCACCCGGGGCGAGGGCGGCGGCAACGCCGTCGGCCTCGAGGAGGGGCCACCACTCGGCATCATCCGCGAGCGCGAGGAGCGGACCGCGATCGGGCAGGCCGGCGTACAGAACCTGTACAACCTGGACCGGGTCGACTTCTGGTACACCGCCTCGGCACCGTTGTCCGAGCAGATCTGGGGCCACGACGACACGCTCGGTCAGATCGTCCGGGTGATCCGGACGACCCGCCCCGAGATCATCATGACCATGAACCCGTCGCCGACCCCGGGTAATCACGGCAACCACCAGCAGGCCGCCAGGTTCGCCGCCGAGGCGTTCCAGGCAGCCGCCGACCCGAAGGCCTTCCCGGAGCAGATCCGCAAGGAAGGGCTCAGCGTGTTCCGGGCCGCGAAGTTCCTGCGTACCGGTGGAACCGGCAGCTCCTCGGCCGGTCCGGCGTGCGCGTCCAGCTTCACCCCGACGGTCCCGACCGACCAGGTCTTCGGCGTCTGGGAGGGCACCCCGAGCAGCACGGGCAAGACCTGGGCGGAGATCGAGGTCGAGGCCCGCCGGGAGTACGTGACCCAGGGCTGGGCCGGCACCGCGGCCGCCCCGACCGACCCGGCGAAGATCCGCTGCGACTTCTACACGCTCGTCGACAGCCGGGTGCCGTACGACCCGGAGGACAGCTCACCGGAGGCGATCCTGCGCGGGTCGATGCTTGCGTCGGCCAACGGCGGGCTGCCCAGGGGCACCGAGCTGTACCTGACCACCGACCGCTTCGACCTGGCACCCGGTGAGAGCGTCGAGGTCACGGCGCACGTCAAGGCTGCCGCCAACCGGGCACTGAACCACCCGAAGGTGGCGCTGCAGGTGCCGGCCGGTTGGTCCGTCTCCGGCGGTACGGGGCTCGGCGCGAGCGTCCCGGCTGGCCGGGATCGGACGGCGACCTTCACCGTCACCGTGCCGAAGGGCGCCGAGACCGGCACCCAGAAGCTGCTCACGGCCACCCTGAGCACCAAGGGTCAGGGCTCCGGCAGCACCGATGAGGCCGTCCGGGTCGTCGCCGATGTACGCGGCACAGTGGAGCCGCTGCCCGAGGTCGGCCTCTTCCGCGACTGGGCCAGCGCGGGCGGCTACGGCCAGCTCGACACCCTGATCAAGCCGGTGCTCACCATCGGCTCCGGCAGGAGCCGCGACGTCCGGGTCGACCTGCGCAACGTCGGCGATACCGTACAGAACGGCACTGTGACCCTCGGCCTGCCCGAAGGCTTCACCGCCGACGCCGCCACGAAGAGCTACCGCGACCTGGCGGCCGGCGCCACAGGTGCGGTCACCTTCAGTGTCACCAACAGTGACGCCTCGCTGCCGACCGCCAACGAGGGCGGTGAGGGTGGCGACTACGGCATCACCATCACCACTGCCAGCAGCACCGGCAGCACGGTCGAGACCGGTGCCCTGGAGATCGTGCCGACCACCGAGGTGCCGCAGGCCGGCGCCGCCCACGCCGTCGACGGAGTCGCCAGCGCGGGCGAGTACCCGGGCGAGGAGCTCGACTTCTCGCGGATCTGGGAGGGCGAGGCGACCACCGGGACGGACGCCTCGGCCAAGGGTCGGATCGCCTGGACCGCGGACGCGCTCAAGGTGATCGTCACGGTCACCGACGACGTACTCGGCCGGAAGGTGGTGCCGCAGGACTGCAAGCGTCAGCGGCGGACCGACAGCGTCGAGATCATCGTCGACCCGAAGGGCAATTCCTCGGACACCTCGACCGTGTTCAAGGCGGGCATCTTCCCCATCACCGACGACCCGGCCAACGGCAACCCGCCGTGCTGGCAGCGCGACGCCGACAACCGGCAGGGCCCGGGTGGGCAGACCGCTCCGGGAATGACAGTGGTCAGCAAGGTCAGCGAGCCCTACACGGGCTACACGATCGAGACGAGCATCCCGTTCTCGGTGCTGCCCGACGCGGTCGACCCGGCCCGGATGGGCTTCAACGTGCTGGTCTACGACTCGGACACGCAGGATCTCGCCTCCCAGTCCCGACTCGGCTGGTCGACGTTCACCGGCGTACGAGCCGACCCGTACCGCTACGGCCTGGTCACCCTGCCCGGATACACCCCTGCCCAGCAGGGCCCGAGCACGCCGGTCTTCCCGGACACCTCGGCGCGCAGCGTGCACAGCCCGCAGACGATCGCCCAGTCGGCGGTCGACGGAGTGGCGCCGGCGGCGGTGCCACGGCTGCCGGAGCAGGCGCTGCGCCTCACCCGGCAGCACCGGGTGAACGGCGGGGTCGAGGTCTCGCTCCAGTCCGACCGTACGGGCACGGCGTACCTCTACACCTGGGACGGCGACCGGGCCCTGGGCAGCCGCACTGTCGAGTTGCGGTCCGGCCGGCCGGTGACAGTGCTGGTCCCGGCCGACGGGGATGAGGCGAAGGCCGTGCTGGCCGCGTTCGAGTCAGGTGGCTCGGCCGTCGCTCAGCAGGCCACGATCCGCCGCTGA
- a CDS encoding ROK family protein codes for MTDVVTPPTSPVSRERSKEIKRLSVISTARQVRLLSRAELTELTGLSPATLTPLVRELIAEGYLLERGPGASRSGRPRAMLEFNPRAELVAAVSLEPSRISCEIADSDGAVVAHRAVRLAGDIVDTICRSVPELAGDGLPALRGVAIAAPGVSSGGAVRLAPSVGLVEGRPVGEMVQRRLGVPVVVDNDVNLMAAGEHAAGAGSDVADLLLLHVTDGIGAGLVLDGQVRRGAGGAAGEVGFLPLDAADRGHDGIGPFEARWSENAIAERVVALAPGRRPEAPVRDLVELARTGGAAAAFLDELLTAWSRLIISCVCVIDPGRVLLSGAAAQLDDAAVERIQTLVTAGAPAATEVRRAVLGDRAVLHGAVSYALSAAAAGLPILLPSS; via the coding sequence GTGACTGACGTGGTGACGCCACCAACGAGCCCGGTGAGCCGGGAGCGGTCGAAGGAGATCAAGCGGCTTTCCGTGATCTCCACCGCCCGCCAGGTACGCCTGCTCTCGCGTGCCGAGCTGACCGAGCTGACCGGGCTGAGTCCCGCAACGCTCACTCCGTTGGTCCGCGAGCTGATCGCCGAGGGCTACCTTCTGGAGCGAGGGCCGGGCGCGTCCCGCTCGGGGCGTCCCCGCGCGATGTTGGAGTTCAATCCCCGCGCCGAGCTGGTCGCGGCCGTTTCGCTGGAGCCGTCCCGGATCAGCTGCGAGATCGCCGACAGCGACGGAGCCGTGGTCGCCCACCGTGCCGTCCGACTCGCCGGTGACATCGTCGACACCATCTGCCGTTCCGTCCCCGAACTGGCCGGGGACGGCCTGCCGGCGTTGCGGGGCGTGGCCATCGCGGCGCCCGGCGTCTCCTCCGGAGGCGCTGTCCGTCTCGCCCCGTCGGTCGGTCTGGTGGAGGGGCGGCCGGTAGGGGAGATGGTCCAGCGGCGGCTGGGCGTACCGGTCGTGGTCGACAACGACGTGAACCTGATGGCGGCGGGCGAACACGCGGCGGGGGCGGGCAGTGACGTCGCCGACCTGCTGCTGCTGCACGTCACCGACGGCATAGGGGCGGGTCTGGTGCTGGACGGGCAGGTCCGCCGGGGCGCCGGTGGCGCGGCCGGCGAGGTGGGTTTCCTGCCGCTGGACGCCGCGGACCGTGGTCACGACGGGATCGGTCCGTTCGAGGCGCGCTGGTCGGAGAACGCCATCGCCGAGCGGGTGGTCGCGTTGGCGCCGGGCCGCCGCCCCGAGGCGCCGGTACGCGACCTGGTGGAGCTGGCCCGCACCGGAGGTGCCGCCGCGGCGTTCCTGGACGAACTGCTGACCGCCTGGTCCCGGCTGATCATCTCGTGTGTCTGCGTCATCGACCCGGGTCGAGTCCTGCTCAGCGGTGCCGCCGCGCAGCTCGACGACGCCGCCGTCGAGCGGATCCAGACCCTCGTCACCGCCGGCGCGCCCGCCGCGACCGAGGTACGCCGGGCCGTGCTCGGCGATCGGGCGGTGCTGCACGGTGCGGTCAGCTACGCGCTGTCGGCCGCCGCGGCCGGACTGCCCATCCTGCTTCCCTCCTCATAA
- a CDS encoding extracellular solute-binding protein, with product MRRRLFLAGALAAALVAGTAGCGGGGDDAADGSVEKLTIYTARDKKVSTFVVDQFTAKFPEYKGKVEILNLGAQEILERVRAEKANPQADIWWGGTQQGLAAGASEDLLTAWQPAFASKMDARYKDAEGRWFGEILLPEVIMYNNKALTPEQAPKDWDDLLAPQWKDKIVIRDVAASGTMRSIYASMIQRQSADGSNPQPGYDWLKKLDANTGAYAANPADLYLKLSRQQGLLSAWNLQDVLLQANQSNMPFGFVMPASGAPVLVDGLAAVKGGNTTGAQKFIEFLFDDKLRADLAKDYYQIPAVDIAEEPEWLAQLQLKPMDVDWDVVGKNETDWINHWNGEIKNKG from the coding sequence ATGAGACGTCGCCTTTTCCTCGCCGGAGCGCTCGCCGCTGCCCTGGTGGCCGGCACCGCCGGCTGTGGTGGTGGTGGCGACGACGCGGCCGACGGCAGCGTCGAGAAGTTGACGATCTACACGGCCCGTGACAAGAAGGTCTCGACCTTCGTGGTCGACCAGTTCACCGCGAAGTTCCCCGAGTACAAGGGGAAGGTCGAGATCCTCAACCTCGGCGCCCAGGAGATCCTCGAGCGGGTCCGGGCCGAGAAGGCCAACCCGCAGGCGGACATCTGGTGGGGCGGCACCCAGCAGGGGCTGGCCGCCGGCGCGTCCGAGGACCTGCTGACCGCCTGGCAGCCGGCGTTCGCCAGCAAGATGGACGCCCGGTACAAGGACGCCGAGGGCCGCTGGTTCGGCGAGATCCTGCTGCCCGAGGTCATCATGTACAACAACAAGGCGCTCACCCCCGAGCAGGCCCCGAAGGACTGGGACGACCTGCTCGCGCCGCAGTGGAAAGACAAGATCGTCATTCGCGACGTGGCCGCGTCCGGCACCATGCGGTCGATCTACGCCTCGATGATCCAGCGGCAGTCCGCCGACGGCAGCAACCCCCAGCCGGGCTACGACTGGCTCAAGAAGCTCGACGCCAACACCGGCGCGTACGCCGCCAACCCCGCGGACCTGTACCTGAAGCTCTCCCGGCAGCAGGGCCTGCTCAGCGCCTGGAACCTGCAGGACGTCCTGCTCCAGGCCAACCAGTCGAACATGCCGTTCGGCTTCGTGATGCCGGCCTCCGGCGCGCCCGTGCTGGTCGACGGTCTCGCCGCGGTCAAGGGTGGCAACACCACGGGCGCCCAGAAGTTCATCGAGTTCCTCTTCGACGACAAGCTCCGCGCCGACCTGGCCAAGGACTACTACCAGATCCCCGCGGTGGACATCGCCGAGGAGCCGGAGTGGCTCGCCCAGCTCCAGCTCAAGCCGATGGACGTCGACTGGGACGTGGTCGGTAAGAACGAGACCGACTGGATCAACCACTGGAACGGCGAGATCAAGAACAAGGGCTGA
- a CDS encoding ABC transporter ATP-binding protein, which translates to MIDVTLESVSKRFSRAGDTAAVDDVDITIAAGEFFTLLGPSGCGKTTTLRMVAGFYFPTSGRIRFGDQDVTRRPPNKRDTGMVFQNYALFPHMSVAQNVAYGLKIRKVGRAESKRRVEEALSQVHLAGYGERRIDQLSGGQQQRVALARALVIRPRTLLLDEPLSNLDAKLREETRVEIRRIQREAGTTSLYVTHDQAEAMAMSDRIAVMESGRVRQIGAPQEIYHRPATSFVARFIGRSNVLSLPVLGAGPETVTVRLPDSSQVGVAAPADHGLATGGTALVSIRPEHIGLTSATEPGVVTGRVTELEFTGMSTNLLVDVAGEAVQVAAVDPPAGIAVGDQLGLRLPRERMWLVRP; encoded by the coding sequence ATGATCGATGTCACGCTGGAGTCGGTGAGCAAGCGCTTCTCGCGCGCCGGCGACACCGCGGCCGTCGACGACGTCGACATCACCATCGCCGCTGGGGAGTTCTTCACCCTGCTCGGCCCGAGCGGTTGCGGCAAGACCACCACGCTGCGGATGGTGGCGGGGTTCTACTTCCCGACCTCCGGGCGGATCCGGTTCGGCGACCAGGACGTGACCCGGCGCCCGCCGAACAAGCGCGACACCGGCATGGTGTTCCAGAACTACGCGCTGTTCCCGCACATGTCCGTCGCGCAGAACGTCGCGTACGGGTTGAAGATCCGCAAGGTCGGCCGGGCCGAGTCGAAGCGGCGCGTCGAGGAGGCGCTCTCGCAGGTCCACCTGGCCGGCTACGGCGAGCGTCGGATCGACCAGCTCTCCGGCGGCCAGCAGCAGCGGGTGGCGCTGGCCCGCGCACTGGTCATCCGACCGAGGACCCTGCTGCTCGACGAGCCGCTCTCCAATCTCGACGCCAAACTCCGCGAGGAGACCAGGGTCGAGATCCGGCGGATCCAGCGGGAGGCCGGCACCACCTCGCTCTACGTCACCCACGACCAGGCCGAGGCGATGGCGATGTCCGACCGGATCGCGGTGATGGAGTCCGGTCGGGTGCGACAGATCGGTGCCCCGCAGGAGATCTACCACCGTCCGGCGACCAGCTTCGTCGCCCGGTTCATCGGCCGCAGCAACGTGCTGAGTCTGCCGGTGCTCGGCGCCGGCCCGGAGACCGTCACGGTGCGGCTGCCCGACAGCAGCCAGGTCGGCGTCGCCGCTCCCGCCGATCACGGGCTGGCCACCGGGGGGACCGCCCTGGTCTCGATACGCCCCGAGCACATCGGCCTCACGTCGGCCACCGAGCCCGGCGTGGTCACCGGTCGCGTCACCGAGCTGGAGTTCACCGGCATGTCCACCAACCTCCTGGTCGACGTGGCCGGCGAGGCGGTGCAGGTGGCCGCCGTCGATCCGCCGGCCGGCATCGCGGTGGGCGACCAGCTCGGGCTGCGGCTGCCGCGGGAGCGCATGTGGTTGGTGCGTCCATGA
- a CDS encoding ABC transporter permease translates to MSTIPATPSPATIPPVTGSPASSGGGRRRRFTDRFTGGTNSRWFPYLLVLPLALILFGYVVQPMFATFAESVGVDGVANYTSFFTSSGVARSSLVTSLIISAASVLLCGIVGVAMAFLLKRFSFPGRRLIEAIILVPAALPPLIGAISFQLLYSETGILPRGLQHVFGTAEPVLPFSGIAGVLVVHTFTMYPFFYLSAAAALAGMDPSVEEAAYNLGAGRVRVWRTVLLPMLTPALVSASLLVFMTSLASYTAPLLFGVDQTMTMQIYINRTNGDLPMASTYASVLGVVSVLFLLGMRWYEGRRSYRSQSKGVAAHRREISNPLGRWLALGASLLATVVLLAPVATIALVAFSADGSWTTEVVPAAYTMQNFVTIFSDPNAFQPILNSLQMSLLATIGCVVIGVLIAYAVRRLDFRGRGVLDVAVMLAWALPGTVVAINLISAFSTGNAFSFGQVLIGTFWIMPLAYFVRFLPLVFRSSSATLAQIDPALEEAARNLGASWWRAFGSVTLRLMLPGVIAGALLAFVHGVGEFVASVLIYTSQTAPISVEINNRMYSFEVGTAAAYGMLQVILIFVVMVVSGRLETGRRASREAAQWTA, encoded by the coding sequence ATGAGCACCATCCCCGCCACCCCGAGCCCGGCCACCATCCCACCGGTCACCGGGAGCCCGGCGTCCTCCGGAGGCGGACGGCGGCGGCGCTTCACCGACCGGTTCACCGGCGGGACGAACTCGCGCTGGTTCCCGTACCTGTTGGTGCTGCCGCTCGCGCTGATCCTCTTCGGGTACGTGGTGCAACCGATGTTCGCCACCTTCGCCGAGAGCGTCGGCGTCGACGGGGTGGCGAACTACACCAGCTTCTTCACCAGCTCCGGCGTCGCGCGATCATCCCTGGTCACCTCCCTGATCATCTCCGCTGCCAGCGTGCTGCTCTGCGGGATCGTCGGGGTCGCGATGGCCTTCCTGCTCAAGCGCTTCTCGTTTCCCGGCCGGCGGTTGATCGAGGCGATCATCCTGGTGCCGGCGGCGCTGCCACCGCTGATCGGCGCCATCTCATTCCAGCTGCTGTACAGCGAGACCGGCATCCTCCCGCGCGGGCTTCAACACGTCTTCGGCACCGCCGAGCCGGTGTTGCCCTTCAGCGGCATCGCCGGGGTGCTGGTGGTGCACACCTTCACCATGTACCCGTTCTTCTACCTGTCCGCCGCCGCCGCGCTGGCCGGCATGGACCCGTCGGTGGAGGAGGCCGCCTACAACCTGGGCGCCGGTCGGGTCCGGGTCTGGCGGACGGTCCTGCTGCCGATGCTCACCCCGGCGCTGGTCTCCGCCTCGCTGCTGGTCTTCATGACGTCGCTGGCGTCATACACGGCCCCACTGCTCTTCGGCGTGGACCAGACGATGACCATGCAGATCTACATCAACCGCACAAACGGCGACCTGCCGATGGCGTCCACCTACGCCTCGGTGCTGGGTGTGGTGTCGGTGCTGTTCCTGCTCGGCATGCGCTGGTACGAGGGGCGGCGCAGCTACCGCTCGCAGTCCAAGGGAGTCGCCGCCCACCGCCGCGAGATCAGCAACCCCCTCGGGCGTTGGCTGGCTCTGGGCGCGTCGCTGCTGGCCACCGTGGTCCTGCTGGCCCCCGTGGCGACCATCGCGCTGGTGGCGTTCTCGGCCGACGGCTCGTGGACCACCGAAGTGGTGCCCGCGGCGTACACCATGCAGAACTTCGTCACGATCTTCTCCGACCCGAACGCGTTCCAGCCGATCCTCAACTCGTTGCAGATGAGCCTGCTGGCCACCATCGGCTGCGTCGTGATCGGCGTGCTGATCGCGTACGCGGTGCGCCGGCTCGACTTCCGCGGTCGCGGTGTGCTGGACGTGGCGGTGATGCTGGCGTGGGCGCTGCCCGGCACGGTGGTGGCGATCAACCTGATCTCGGCGTTCAGCACCGGCAACGCGTTCAGCTTCGGGCAGGTCCTGATCGGCACGTTCTGGATCATGCCGCTGGCGTACTTCGTGCGGTTCCTGCCACTGGTCTTCCGGTCCAGCTCGGCCACGCTCGCCCAGATCGACCCCGCGCTGGAGGAGGCGGCCCGCAACCTCGGCGCCTCCTGGTGGCGTGCCTTCGGCTCGGTGACCCTGCGACTGATGCTGCCGGGCGTGATCGCCGGCGCGCTGCTGGCCTTCGTGCACGGCGTCGGCGAGTTCGTCGCCTCCGTGCTGATCTACACCTCGCAGACCGCGCCGATCTCGGTCGAGATCAACAACAGGATGTACTCGTTCGAGGTCGGCACCGCCGCCGCGTACGGCATGCTCCAGGTGATTTTGATCTTCGTGGTGATGGTGGTCTCCGGTCGGCTCGAAACCGGCCGGCGGGCCTCCCGGGAGGCGGCGCAGTGGACGGCATGA
- a CDS encoding creatininase family protein, with protein sequence MSTWPATGALLPATRVPGGELAAVAEAADFAVLPVGAVEWHGPHLPLGTDLILAEGFAGESAATAGPRGVLFPAVPYAACPGQTRPWPGTVAIRPEIAVGYLADVIEGIVAAGFPRLLIVNGHDANMSTVRAAMEWVSGRRQASLLLVNWFQLVTPAETTEIYGSLPARGHGGAYETSGVLGFDPEAVRLDAVTDLPPKPKLPVTHPYVLVESRPDPWQGWSGHISLASEDAGRRVRELAGGRLREIVEAWVAAPLPAPPSDDPLPGDTAPIRGAS encoded by the coding sequence ATGAGCACGTGGCCGGCCACCGGCGCGCTACTCCCGGCGACCCGGGTGCCCGGCGGTGAGCTGGCGGCCGTGGCCGAAGCGGCCGACTTCGCGGTACTGCCGGTCGGTGCCGTCGAATGGCACGGCCCGCACCTGCCGCTGGGCACCGACCTGATCCTGGCCGAGGGCTTCGCGGGGGAGAGCGCCGCCACCGCCGGACCCCGGGGAGTGCTCTTTCCCGCCGTGCCCTACGCCGCCTGCCCCGGGCAGACCCGGCCCTGGCCGGGCACGGTGGCGATCCGGCCGGAGATCGCGGTCGGCTACCTGGCCGACGTCATCGAGGGAATCGTCGCCGCCGGGTTCCCCCGACTGCTGATCGTCAACGGCCACGACGCGAACATGTCGACGGTCCGGGCCGCGATGGAGTGGGTCTCCGGCCGGCGGCAGGCCAGCCTGCTGTTGGTCAACTGGTTCCAGCTGGTCACTCCCGCGGAGACCACCGAGATCTACGGTTCCCTGCCGGCGCGGGGCCACGGCGGGGCGTACGAGACCTCCGGTGTGCTCGGCTTCGACCCGGAGGCGGTGCGCCTCGACGCCGTCACCGACCTGCCGCCGAAGCCGAAACTGCCGGTGACCCACCCGTACGTGCTGGTGGAATCCCGTCCGGATCCGTGGCAGGGCTGGTCCGGGCACATCTCGCTGGCCAGCGAGGACGCCGGGCGGCGGGTCCGTGAGTTGGCCGGCGGCCGGCTGCGGGAGATCGTCGAAGCCTGGGTGGCCGCACCGCTGCCCGCACCGCCGAGTGACGACCCGCTGCCCGGCGACACCGCACCGATCAGGGGAGCATCATGA